Proteins encoded by one window of Streptomyces sp. ALI-76-A:
- a CDS encoding glycogen debranching N-terminal domain-containing protein, translating to MPPAHTALVCVALPGLAISTDQGQLTGRGLEGFYRAGRRVLSRCQVRVAGREPTAIQARTTAADRARFVGTLRVSPGAGPDPDVVVERTRHADGREHITLRSAAARPLRLPVEVALGTDLADLGAIASGRAGPELPASVHDSGLRWSGPGGSASVTADPAPTDALASAGLLRWDVELPPGGAASLELRVQVEGAGPPLRAAGRAATSPLATARATGDHPGVGALLHTSVEDLQALLLRDPAHPADTHLAAGVPWRCGMAPAEALAAARMTLPLGTRLVAGTLRTLARTQLPGPGALSGVIPGPRRDAGPHLPPSCTGMEATLLFPVLLAEARRWGLPERETEELLPAAERCLSWLRAAVGDGTYLSDPHPVGPVRCETQAHAHRAALLGADLLDACGRQGGVELRQWAGRLRTAFRREFWIEDLGGGRPAAARTPDGRLVPHLGAAAAHLLDTGLLGAGDQAPGLLDRVQTEQLARLLGSPALDSGWGLRGLGVREAGHNPFGHRAGAVRVQETAVAVAGLAAAGYEKEAGSLLRGVMAAAETFGHRLPEMYAGEQRTDGSAPLPHPAACRPAATAAAAGVLLLTTLAGVRPDVPAGTVTLRPVRSAPLGEVGLTGLRIAGVPFSVRVSRLGLAMVEEAAGGLQLRT from the coding sequence CTGCCCCCCGCCCACACCGCTCTCGTCTGCGTCGCGCTCCCCGGCCTCGCCATCTCCACGGACCAGGGACAGCTGACCGGCCGTGGTCTGGAGGGGTTCTACCGCGCGGGCCGACGTGTGCTGTCGCGCTGCCAGGTCCGCGTCGCCGGGCGCGAACCGACCGCGATTCAGGCCCGGACGACCGCGGCGGACCGCGCCCGCTTCGTCGGAACGCTGCGCGTGTCCCCCGGCGCCGGTCCGGACCCGGATGTGGTGGTCGAGCGGACCCGGCACGCGGACGGCAGGGAACACATCACCCTCCGCAGCGCGGCCGCCCGCCCGCTGCGGCTGCCGGTGGAGGTGGCCCTCGGTACGGACCTGGCCGACCTCGGGGCGATCGCGTCCGGCCGCGCGGGGCCCGAACTGCCCGCCAGCGTCCACGACTCCGGCCTGCGATGGTCCGGGCCGGGCGGCAGCGCCTCGGTCACGGCCGATCCGGCGCCCACCGACGCGTTGGCCTCCGCGGGATTGCTGCGCTGGGATGTGGAACTACCCCCGGGCGGCGCGGCGAGCCTGGAACTGCGCGTACAGGTCGAAGGGGCGGGACCCCCCCTCCGGGCCGCGGGGCGCGCGGCGACGAGCCCCTTGGCCACCGCACGGGCGACGGGCGACCATCCCGGTGTCGGGGCGCTGCTGCACACGAGCGTCGAGGACCTCCAGGCCCTGCTGTTGCGCGACCCGGCCCACCCGGCCGACACCCACCTGGCGGCCGGAGTGCCCTGGCGCTGCGGCATGGCGCCGGCCGAGGCGCTCGCCGCCGCCCGGATGACGCTGCCCCTGGGCACCCGCCTCGTGGCGGGCACACTGCGCACCCTCGCGCGTACCCAACTACCGGGCCCCGGGGCTCTGTCCGGCGTGATCCCCGGCCCGCGCCGGGACGCCGGACCGCATCTGCCGCCCAGTTGTACGGGCATGGAGGCGACCCTGCTCTTCCCCGTACTGCTCGCGGAGGCCCGCCGCTGGGGTCTCCCCGAGCGGGAGACGGAGGAACTGCTGCCGGCGGCCGAGCGCTGCCTGTCCTGGCTGCGCGCCGCCGTGGGCGACGGGACGTATCTGAGCGACCCGCACCCGGTCGGCCCCGTGCGCTGCGAGACGCAGGCCCACGCCCACCGCGCGGCACTCCTCGGTGCCGACCTGCTCGACGCGTGCGGCCGGCAGGGCGGCGTCGAACTGCGGCAGTGGGCCGGGCGACTGCGGACCGCGTTCCGGCGGGAGTTCTGGATCGAGGACCTCGGCGGCGGCCGACCCGCGGCGGCCCGCACCCCCGACGGACGCCTCGTGCCACACCTCGGTGCCGCGGCCGCCCACCTCCTCGACACCGGGCTGCTCGGCGCAGGCGACCAGGCACCGGGGCTACTCGACCGGGTGCAGACCGAACAACTCGCCCGGCTGCTCGGGAGCCCGGCGCTGGACTCCGGATGGGGCCTGCGCGGACTGGGCGTGCGGGAGGCGGGCCACAACCCGTTCGGCCACCGCGCCGGTGCCGTACGGGTCCAGGAGACGGCCGTCGCCGTCGCGGGCCTCGCGGCCGCCGGCTACGAGAAGGAGGCCGGTTCGCTGCTGCGCGGGGTCATGGCCGCCGCCGAGACCTTCGGCCACCGGCTCCCCGAGATGTACGCGGGCGAGCAGCGCACCGACGGCAGTGCCCCGCTTCCCCATCCGGCGGCCTGTCGTCCCGCGGCCACGGCGGCGGCCGCCGGGGTTCTGCTGCTGACCACCCTCGCGGGCGTCCGCCCCGACGTCCCGGCCGGCACGGTCACCCTGCGCCCGGTGCGCAGCGCGCCCCTCGGCGAGGTCGGGCTGACCGGACTGAGGATCGCGGGCGTCCCCTTCTCCGTACGGGTCAGCCGACTCGGTCTCGCCATGGTGGAAGAGGCGGCCGGGGGACTGCAGCTGAGGACGTGA
- a CDS encoding NUDIX hydrolase: MPYDPSAFPPFAVTVDLVVLTVRRHALCALAVRRGEPPFQGRWALPGGFVRADEDLAQAAARELAEETGLRAHDPFVPVQDNGAHLEQLATYGDPKRDPRMRVVSVAHLALAPDLPAPRAGGDASNARWAPVEELLQHSGYGRDGEPVAPLAFDHAQILADGVERARSKIEYSSLATAFCPSEFTVGELRRVYEAVWGVALDPRNFHRKVTGTPGFLVPTGGTTTRQGGRPAQLFRAGGATLLNPPMLRPEV; the protein is encoded by the coding sequence ATGCCCTACGACCCGTCAGCCTTCCCGCCCTTCGCTGTCACCGTGGACCTGGTCGTGCTGACCGTGCGTCGCCATGCCCTGTGCGCGCTGGCGGTGCGCAGGGGCGAGCCGCCGTTCCAGGGACGCTGGGCACTCCCCGGCGGCTTCGTACGGGCCGACGAGGATCTGGCACAGGCGGCGGCGCGAGAGCTGGCCGAGGAGACCGGGCTGCGCGCCCACGACCCGTTCGTCCCCGTGCAGGACAACGGCGCGCACCTGGAGCAGCTGGCGACCTACGGCGACCCCAAGCGCGACCCCCGGATGCGCGTGGTCAGTGTCGCCCACCTCGCCCTCGCCCCCGACCTGCCCGCCCCCCGGGCGGGAGGCGATGCCAGCAACGCGCGCTGGGCCCCCGTCGAGGAACTCTTGCAGCACAGCGGGTACGGCCGCGACGGCGAACCGGTCGCGCCGCTCGCCTTCGACCACGCCCAGATCCTGGCCGACGGTGTGGAGCGCGCGCGTTCCAAGATCGAGTACTCGTCGCTGGCCACCGCCTTCTGCCCGTCCGAGTTCACCGTCGGCGAGCTGCGCCGCGTCTACGAGGCGGTGTGGGGTGTGGCGCTCGACCCGCGCAACTTCCACCGCAAGGTGACCGGCACACCCGGCTTCCTCGTCCCCACCGGCGGGACGACCACCCGTCAGGGCGGGCGTCCGGCCCAGCTCTTCCGCGCCGGTGGAGCCACCCTCCTCAACCCCCCGATGCTGCGCCCCGAGGTGTGA
- a CDS encoding ABC transporter ATP-binding protein: MIQAFGLTSDSRKDLPPAVDDLSFEARAGRVTALLGASGAGKTTALRLMLELQQGRGITYFRGRPLHRIAHPSREVGVLLGDVPGHPARTVRGHLRMLCAAAGIPARRADEVLEVVGLVSLRDERLGNLSRGMDRRLGLACALLSDPHTLVLDEPADQLSARECHWLHGMLRAHAAQGGTVLLTTADPKEAARIADRVVTLEQGRLVADQDAAEFARTRLRPRVAVRTPHAARLAALIAKEARTAHRSVEVVREEGNRLSVYGSTCADVGETAFRHGVLVHQLADEVGDMGPTPGPPPPETAHESADTRPDATPPQSAGAPTAGDTGSHTGPPADAPEREESAQSGAHSTAALKASDPPSPLPPPISVRSAPSPLRPLRYELRRAAGIGTGFLTGAAVLVTSALTAVLLARVGHTPQPRLLAAWPRELPLPPAALGAGLLGALSFGDEFRHPALAADRGTVPRRLGLLAAKLVVTAATALLLAFLTVGCDAEVLYLVYGQELTEVPGDWLALSASWAGLVVGCAWAGLLAAGVFRSTTAGLAAVVAVPLLVVPLVQKALEGPSVRNTAGFSVRLREVFLTQWPFGGERWLTAVARVVAQPVGSALTLSLTALLCAYVLTTLRSRVR, from the coding sequence GTGATCCAGGCCTTCGGACTGACCAGCGACTCCCGCAAGGACCTTCCGCCCGCTGTCGACGATCTCTCCTTCGAAGCGCGCGCAGGCCGTGTCACCGCACTCCTCGGAGCGTCGGGCGCGGGAAAGACGACCGCGCTCAGGCTGATGCTCGAACTTCAACAGGGTCGTGGCATCACCTACTTCAGAGGCCGCCCCCTGCACCGCATCGCCCACCCGTCACGGGAAGTCGGCGTGCTGCTGGGCGACGTCCCGGGCCACCCCGCCCGGACCGTGCGCGGGCATCTGCGCATGCTGTGCGCCGCCGCGGGCATCCCGGCCCGGCGCGCCGACGAAGTCCTCGAGGTGGTCGGCCTCGTCAGCCTGCGCGACGAACGGCTGGGCAACCTGTCGCGCGGCATGGATCGCCGCCTCGGCCTGGCCTGCGCGCTGCTGTCGGACCCCCACACACTCGTGCTCGACGAACCCGCCGACCAACTCTCCGCCCGCGAGTGCCACTGGCTGCACGGCATGCTGCGGGCCCACGCGGCCCAGGGCGGCACGGTCCTGCTCACCACGGCCGACCCCAAGGAGGCCGCACGCATCGCCGACCGTGTGGTCACCCTGGAGCAGGGCAGACTCGTCGCCGACCAGGACGCCGCGGAGTTCGCCCGTACCCGGCTGCGCCCCCGTGTCGCCGTCCGCACCCCCCACGCCGCCCGCCTCGCCGCCCTGATCGCCAAGGAGGCCCGCACCGCCCACCGCTCGGTCGAGGTCGTACGGGAGGAGGGCAATCGGCTGTCCGTGTACGGGAGTACGTGCGCGGACGTCGGCGAGACCGCCTTCCGCCACGGTGTCCTCGTTCACCAACTGGCCGACGAGGTGGGGGACATGGGCCCGACGCCAGGACCGCCCCCGCCGGAGACCGCACATGAGTCCGCGGACACGCGACCGGATGCCACGCCACCGCAATCCGCCGGGGCTCCCACAGCCGGCGACACCGGCTCGCACACCGGCCCGCCCGCCGACGCGCCCGAGAGAGAGGAAAGTGCTCAGTCAGGCGCACACTCCACAGCAGCGCTCAAGGCCAGCGATCCACCGTCCCCCCTCCCACCCCCCATCTCCGTACGCTCCGCCCCCAGCCCCCTGCGCCCGCTGCGCTACGAGCTGCGCCGCGCCGCCGGAATCGGCACCGGTTTCCTCACCGGGGCCGCCGTCCTCGTCACCTCCGCCCTCACCGCCGTACTGCTGGCCCGGGTCGGACACACCCCCCAGCCACGTCTGCTGGCCGCGTGGCCGCGGGAGCTGCCGCTGCCGCCCGCAGCCCTCGGCGCGGGACTGCTCGGCGCGCTCTCCTTCGGGGACGAGTTCCGCCACCCCGCCCTGGCGGCGGACCGCGGCACCGTGCCCCGCCGCCTGGGGCTGCTCGCCGCGAAACTCGTCGTCACCGCGGCCACCGCGCTCCTGCTGGCCTTTCTCACGGTGGGCTGTGACGCCGAAGTGCTCTATCTCGTCTACGGGCAGGAGCTCACGGAAGTTCCCGGCGACTGGCTCGCGCTGAGCGCCAGTTGGGCCGGGCTCGTGGTCGGGTGCGCCTGGGCCGGTCTGCTGGCCGCGGGCGTCTTCCGGTCGACCACGGCCGGGCTCGCCGCGGTGGTGGCCGTTCCCCTCCTCGTCGTACCGCTCGTACAAAAGGCCTTGGAGGGGCCGTCCGTGCGGAACACGGCCGGGTTCTCGGTTCGGCTGCGCGAGGTGTTCCTGACGCAGTGGCCCTTCGGCGGAGAGCGCTGGCTGACCGCCGTCGCGCGCGTGGTCGCCCAACCCGTCGGCAGCGCGCTGACGTTGTCGCTCACCGCCCTGCTCTGCGCGTATGTGCTCACGACCCTGCGGAGCAGGGTCCGATGA
- a CDS encoding FadR/GntR family transcriptional regulator — MSTLAHTMMTAARSADSGLAGPGELDRYPYVDAPSADRVGVPSWDGTDPELGRVGRRAAGSRGRGLHGQLVQQLGQMIVSGDLGADRPLVPEEIGQRFEVSRTVVRESLRVLEAKGLVSARPNVGTRVRPVSDWNLLDPDIIEWRAFGPQRDSQRRELSELRWTIEPLAARLAAGHGREDAQQRLTDMVEIMGHAMAQGDALTFSRADAEFHSLLIQLAGNRLLEHLSGIVSAALQVSGGPVAGCDRPNEASLGHHGRIADALGAGDGMAAETAMRHLLTVHPEVERVVPAPREH; from the coding sequence GTGAGTACCCTTGCGCACACCATGATGACCGCCGCCCGCTCCGCAGACTCCGGCCTCGCCGGCCCGGGCGAACTCGACCGCTATCCCTACGTGGACGCCCCGAGCGCCGACCGTGTCGGAGTCCCCTCCTGGGACGGCACGGACCCGGAACTGGGCCGCGTCGGCCGACGGGCCGCCGGCAGCCGCGGACGCGGACTGCACGGCCAACTCGTTCAGCAGCTCGGACAGATGATCGTCTCCGGCGACCTGGGCGCCGACCGTCCGCTGGTGCCCGAGGAGATCGGCCAGCGTTTCGAGGTCTCCCGTACCGTCGTCCGCGAGTCGCTCCGCGTCCTGGAGGCCAAGGGCCTGGTCAGCGCGCGCCCGAACGTCGGCACGCGCGTACGCCCGGTCAGTGACTGGAACCTTCTCGATCCGGACATCATCGAGTGGCGTGCCTTCGGCCCACAGCGCGACAGCCAGCGCCGGGAGCTGAGCGAGCTGCGCTGGACGATCGAGCCGCTCGCCGCCCGCCTCGCCGCGGGCCACGGCCGGGAGGACGCCCAGCAGCGGCTCACCGACATGGTCGAGATCATGGGCCACGCCATGGCTCAGGGGGACGCGCTCACCTTCTCGCGTGCCGACGCGGAGTTCCACTCCCTGCTCATCCAGCTCGCGGGCAACCGCTTGCTGGAGCACCTTTCCGGGATCGTGTCGGCCGCCCTCCAGGTCTCCGGTGGCCCGGTCGCCGGCTGCGACCGGCCGAACGAGGCGTCGCTGGGACACCACGGCCGGATCGCCGACGCCCTCGGTGCCGGGGACGGCATGGCGGCCGAGACGGCCATGCGGCACCTGCTCACGGTCCACCCCGAGGTGGAGCGCGTGGTGCCCGCGCCGCGCGAGCACTGA
- a CDS encoding RNA polymerase sigma factor, producing MSASTSRTLPPEIAESVSVMALIERGKAEGQIAGDDVRRAFEADQIPATQWKNVLRSLNQILEEEGVTLMVSAAEPKRTRKSVAAKSPAKRTATKTVAAKTVTAKKATATATPAEPSSEAAVEDESPAKKAVAKKATTAKKATAKKTVAKKTAAKTTTGKKDDAELVEDEAIEEVVKPGEETEGTESAGFVLSDDDEDDAPAQQVAAAGATADPVKDYLKQIGKVPLLNAEQEVELAKRIEAGLFAEDKLSNADKLAPKLKRELEIIAEDGRRAKNHLLEANLRLVVSLAKRYTGRGMLFLDLIQEGNLGLIRAVEKFDYTKGYKFSTYATWWIRQAITRAMADQARTIRIPVHMVEVINKLARVQRQMLQDLGREPTPEELAKELDMTPEKVIEVQKYGREPISLHTPLGEDGDSEFGDLIEDSEAVVPADAVSFTLLQEQLHSVLDTLSEREAGVVSMRFGLTDGQPKTLDEIGKVYGVTRERIRQIESKTMSKLRHPSRSQVLRDYLD from the coding sequence GTGTCGGCCAGCACATCCCGTACGCTCCCGCCGGAGATCGCCGAGTCCGTCTCTGTCATGGCGCTCATCGAGCGGGGAAAGGCTGAGGGGCAGATCGCCGGCGATGACGTGCGTCGGGCCTTCGAAGCTGACCAGATTCCGGCCACTCAGTGGAAGAACGTACTGCGCAGCCTCAACCAGATCCTCGAGGAAGAGGGTGTGACGCTGATGGTCAGTGCCGCGGAGCCCAAGCGCACCCGAAAGAGCGTCGCAGCGAAGAGTCCGGCCAAGCGCACCGCCACCAAGACGGTCGCGGCGAAGACGGTGACCGCCAAGAAGGCCACCGCCACCGCCACCCCGGCGGAGCCCTCCTCCGAGGCCGCCGTCGAGGACGAGTCGCCCGCCAAGAAGGCCGTTGCCAAGAAGGCGACGACCGCCAAGAAGGCGACCGCGAAGAAGACCGTCGCCAAGAAGACGGCGGCCAAGACGACGACCGGCAAGAAGGACGACGCCGAGCTGGTCGAGGACGAGGCCATCGAAGAGGTCGTCAAGCCCGGCGAGGAGACCGAGGGCACCGAGAGTGCCGGTTTCGTGCTCTCCGACGACGACGAGGACGACGCGCCCGCCCAGCAGGTCGCGGCCGCCGGCGCCACCGCCGACCCCGTCAAGGACTACCTCAAGCAGATCGGCAAGGTCCCGCTGCTCAACGCCGAGCAGGAGGTCGAGCTCGCCAAGCGCATCGAGGCCGGTCTGTTCGCCGAGGACAAGCTGTCCAACGCCGACAAGCTGGCCCCGAAGCTCAAGCGCGAGCTGGAGATCATCGCCGAGGACGGCCGCCGCGCCAAGAACCACCTGCTGGAGGCCAACCTCCGTCTGGTGGTCTCCCTGGCCAAGCGTTACACCGGCCGCGGCATGCTCTTCCTGGACCTCATCCAGGAGGGCAACCTCGGTCTGATCCGCGCGGTCGAGAAGTTCGACTACACCAAGGGCTACAAGTTCTCCACGTACGCCACCTGGTGGATCCGTCAGGCGATCACCCGCGCGATGGCCGACCAGGCCCGCACCATCCGTATCCCGGTGCACATGGTCGAGGTCATCAACAAGCTGGCGCGTGTGCAGCGCCAGATGCTCCAGGACCTGGGTCGCGAGCCCACCCCCGAGGAACTGGCCAAGGAACTCGACATGACCCCCGAGAAGGTCATCGAGGTCCAGAAGTACGGCCGCGAGCCCATCTCGCTGCACACCCCGCTGGGTGAGGACGGTGACAGCGAGTTCGGTGACCTCATCGAGGACTCCGAGGCCGTCGTCCCGGCCGACGCGGTCAGCTTCACGCTTCTGCAGGAACAGCTGCACTCCGTCCTCGACACCCTGTCCGAGCGCGAGGCCGGCGTGGTCTCCATGCGCTTCGGCCTCACCGACGGTCAGCCGAAGACCCTCGACGAGATCGGCAAAGTGTACGGCGTCACGCGCGAGCGCATCCGCCAGATCGAGTCCAAGACCATGTCGAAGCTGCGCCACCCGTCTCGTTCCCAGGTGCTGCGCGACTACCTCGACTAG
- a CDS encoding serine protease, giving the protein MRSRIAGALARPLVLAAVAAAIPLASAAPVAADSIVVGGFPVDVSESPWAVALASRDRFGGTRAGQFCGGVAVGRSTVLTAAHCLDEGVLGGPPDSVSDLKVVAGRTDLLSAQGQELSVRDTWVNPGYDGVSNSGDFAVLTLAEPLPQGSAVAMAAAGDPAYAPGTGAVVYGWGDVTGGGDYARSLRAAPVRVLADALCEQAYPGSTDGTYLADTMLCAGEVEGGRDACQGDSGGPLVAQGKLIGLVSWGSGCGRAGSPGVYTRVSDVLRTLGWGRVVGSRETAAGEG; this is encoded by the coding sequence ATGCGAAGTCGCATTGCCGGGGCGCTGGCCCGGCCACTGGTCCTGGCGGCCGTCGCAGCGGCCATACCACTGGCGTCCGCCGCCCCCGTGGCCGCCGACAGCATCGTCGTCGGGGGTTTCCCGGTCGATGTCTCCGAGAGTCCGTGGGCGGTGGCCCTGGCCAGTCGTGACCGGTTCGGTGGTACGCGTGCGGGTCAGTTCTGCGGCGGTGTGGCCGTCGGCCGCTCGACCGTGCTCACCGCGGCCCACTGCCTGGACGAAGGCGTGCTGGGCGGTCCACCGGACAGCGTGTCGGACCTCAAGGTCGTCGCGGGGCGTACGGACCTTCTCTCCGCGCAGGGGCAGGAGCTCTCCGTGCGCGACACGTGGGTGAACCCGGGGTACGACGGCGTGAGCAACTCGGGGGACTTCGCCGTGCTCACCCTGGCCGAGCCCTTGCCGCAGGGCTCGGCTGTCGCCATGGCGGCAGCCGGTGATCCGGCGTACGCGCCGGGGACAGGGGCTGTGGTGTACGGCTGGGGCGACGTCACGGGCGGCGGTGACTACGCGCGCAGTCTGCGGGCCGCACCGGTGCGGGTGCTGGCCGACGCGCTGTGTGAGCAGGCGTATCCGGGCAGTACCGACGGGACCTATCTCGCCGACACCATGCTGTGCGCGGGCGAGGTGGAGGGTGGCCGCGATGCCTGTCAGGGGGACAGCGGAGGGCCGCTGGTCGCCCAGGGGAAGCTCATCGGGCTCGTGTCCTGGGGGAGCGGCTGTGGTCGTGCGGGCAGCCCCGGCGTCTACACGCGTGTGTCGGACGTGCTGCGGACGCTGGGCTGGGGGCGTGTGGTCGGGAGCCGTGAGACGGCCGCCGGCGAGGGCTGA
- a CDS encoding DNA topoisomerase IV subunit B, protein MTAETSVPSTALLAGADRDGSNYTARHLLVLEGLEAVRKRPGMYIGSTDSRGLMHCLWEIIDNSVDEALGGYCDHIEVILHDDASVEVRDNGRGIPVDVEPKTGLSGVEVVMTKLHAGGKFGGGSYAASGGLHGVGASVVNALSARLDVEVDRSGHTHAISFRRGAPGAFAGIGADAKFDAKSGLRKTKKIPRTRNGTRVRYWADRQIFLKDAKLSLVDLHQRARQTAFLVPGLTIVVRDEYGLGEGGSKGEESFRFDGGISEFCEYLASDKPVCDVLRFSGQGSFKETVPVLDDHGQMTPTEVTRELGVDVAMRWGTGYDTTLKSFVNIIATPKGGTHVAGFEQAVAKTMNEVLRAKKLLRVAEDDIVKDDALEGLTAVVTVRLAEPQFEGQTKEVLGTSAARRIVSTVIARELKAFLTSTKRDAAAQARVVMEKAVSAARTRIAARQHKDAQRRKTALESSSLPAKLADCRSDDVDRSELFIVEGDSALGTAKLARNSEFQALLPIRGKILNVQKSSVTDMLKNVECGAIIQVIGAGSGRTFDIDAARYGKIIMMTDADVDGSHIRCLLLTLFQRYMRPMVEAGRVFAAVPPLHRIELVQPKKGQDKYVYTYSDRELRDKILDFQSKGVRYKDSIQRYKGLGEMDADQLAETTMDPRHRTLRRINLADLEAAEQVFDLLMGNDVAPRKEFISGSAATLDRSRIDA, encoded by the coding sequence GTGACCGCCGAGACGTCCGTGCCGTCCACAGCGCTGCTGGCAGGAGCAGACCGGGACGGTTCCAACTACACCGCGCGGCACCTGCTCGTCCTTGAAGGGCTCGAAGCCGTGCGCAAGCGCCCGGGCATGTACATCGGGTCCACGGACAGCCGTGGCCTGATGCACTGCCTGTGGGAGATCATCGACAACTCCGTCGACGAGGCCCTGGGCGGTTACTGCGACCACATCGAGGTGATTCTGCACGACGACGCCTCCGTGGAGGTCCGGGACAACGGCCGCGGCATCCCCGTCGACGTCGAGCCCAAGACCGGCCTCTCCGGTGTCGAGGTCGTCATGACCAAGCTGCACGCCGGCGGCAAGTTCGGCGGCGGCTCGTACGCGGCCTCCGGTGGTCTGCACGGCGTGGGCGCCTCCGTGGTCAACGCGCTCTCCGCCCGGCTGGACGTGGAGGTGGACCGCAGCGGTCACACCCACGCCATCAGCTTCCGGCGCGGCGCTCCCGGAGCCTTCGCGGGGATCGGCGCCGACGCCAAGTTCGATGCCAAGAGTGGCCTGCGCAAGACCAAGAAGATCCCCAGGACCCGCAACGGCACACGGGTGCGCTACTGGGCCGACCGCCAGATCTTCCTCAAGGACGCCAAGCTCTCCCTGGTCGACCTGCACCAGCGCGCCCGCCAGACCGCGTTCCTGGTCCCGGGCCTGACCATCGTCGTCCGCGACGAGTACGGTCTCGGCGAGGGCGGCAGCAAGGGCGAGGAGTCGTTCCGTTTCGACGGCGGCATCAGTGAGTTCTGCGAGTACCTGGCCAGCGACAAGCCCGTCTGCGACGTCCTCCGTTTCTCCGGTCAGGGCAGTTTCAAGGAGACCGTCCCGGTCCTCGACGACCACGGCCAGATGACGCCCACCGAGGTCACCCGTGAGCTCGGGGTGGACGTCGCGATGCGCTGGGGCACCGGCTACGACACGACACTCAAGTCGTTCGTCAACATCATCGCCACGCCCAAGGGCGGCACCCATGTCGCCGGCTTCGAGCAGGCCGTCGCCAAGACCATGAACGAGGTGCTGCGCGCCAAGAAGCTGCTGCGTGTCGCCGAGGACGACATCGTCAAGGACGACGCCCTGGAGGGCCTCACCGCGGTCGTCACCGTCCGCCTCGCCGAGCCGCAGTTCGAGGGGCAGACCAAGGAGGTCCTCGGTACGTCCGCGGCCCGCAGGATCGTGAGCACAGTGATCGCCAGGGAGCTCAAGGCGTTCCTGACGTCCACGAAGCGGGATGCCGCCGCGCAGGCGCGCGTGGTCATGGAGAAGGCGGTCTCCGCCGCCCGGACGCGCATCGCCGCCCGTCAGCACAAGGACGCACAGCGCCGCAAGACCGCCCTGGAGTCCTCGTCGCTGCCCGCCAAGCTCGCCGACTGCCGCAGCGACGACGTGGACCGCAGTGAGCTGTTCATCGTCGAGGGGGACTCCGCGCTCGGTACGGCGAAGCTCGCGCGGAACTCGGAGTTCCAGGCGCTGCTGCCGATCCGGGGCAAGATCCTCAACGTCCAGAAGTCGTCTGTCACGGACATGCTGAAGAACGTCGAGTGCGGGGCGATCATCCAGGTCATAGGGGCCGGCTCCGGCCGCACCTTCGACATCGACGCGGCGCGCTACGGCAAGATCATCATGATGACCGACGCCGACGTCGACGGCTCGCACATCCGGTGCCTGCTCCTGACGCTGTTCCAGCGCTACATGCGGCCCATGGTCGAGGCGGGCCGGGTGTTCGCCGCGGTGCCGCCGCTGCACCGCATCGAACTGGTCCAGCCGAAGAAGGGCCAGGACAAGTACGTGTACACGTACTCGGACCGCGAGCTGCGCGACAAGATCCTGGACTTCCAGAGCAAGGGGGTCCGGTACAAGGACTCCATCCAGCGGTACAAGGGCCTCGGTGAGATGGACGCCGACCAGCTGGCCGAGACGACCATGGATCCGCGGCACCGCACCCTGCGCCGGATCAACCTCGCCGACCTGGAGGCCGCCGAGCAGGTGTTCGACCTCCTCATGGGCAACGACGTGGCACCCCGCAAGGAGTTCATCTCCGGTTCGGCTGCGACGCTGGACCGGTCGCGCATCGACGCGTAG
- a CDS encoding DUF485 domain-containing protein, with amino-acid sequence MQSSNGHPRGSGGGAESSVDSHDGHDPAATEAAGSVRYDDPWYDALASGWGESADGGVSVPAPSSARREDEAPAVAAADVYLEVQRSEAFQEVRSRYRGFVVPTVAGFLLWYLAYVVTATTAPGFMARPVTGAVNVAMLAGLGQFLTTFLLTWAYTRHARLRRDRPALELRWDTQELTRGAGGGAS; translated from the coding sequence ATGCAGTCAAGCAACGGGCACCCCCGCGGAAGCGGCGGTGGGGCCGAGAGCTCGGTCGACAGCCACGACGGTCATGATCCGGCGGCCACGGAGGCGGCCGGGAGCGTGCGGTACGACGACCCCTGGTACGACGCACTCGCCTCCGGCTGGGGCGAGTCGGCGGACGGCGGGGTGTCCGTGCCCGCACCGTCGTCGGCGCGCCGGGAGGACGAGGCGCCCGCCGTCGCCGCGGCCGACGTGTACCTGGAAGTGCAGCGGAGCGAGGCCTTCCAGGAGGTGCGCAGCCGGTATCGCGGGTTCGTGGTGCCGACGGTCGCCGGGTTCCTGCTCTGGTACCTGGCCTACGTCGTGACCGCCACCACCGCGCCCGGGTTCATGGCGCGGCCCGTGACCGGCGCGGTGAACGTGGCGATGCTGGCCGGCCTCGGACAGTTCCTCACGACCTTCCTCCTGACCTGGGCCTACACCCGGCACGCGAGGCTGCGCCGGGACCGGCCCGCCCTCGAACTGCGGTGGGACACCCAGGAACTGACGCGGGGCGCCGGGGGCGGTGCGTCATGA